Below is a genomic region from Rhodohalobacter sp. 614A.
CCTTCATCCGCAACGCGATCAAAAGCGGGAGTTTTGATCCAATCGGTTCCATAAGCAGATGCATGGGGAAATGACTGATCATCACTGATCGCAAAAAGTATATTGGGGCGTTCATTATTTTGAGCTATCACGCCGGATAAAGCCGGAAGGAATAAAATCAGCAGAAAAAAAAGAAGGTGTAAGAGTCCATTCGTTTTTCTAATCATATTCCTTCCCAACAACTCAAACTTTCTCTTGAATTTAGACTTTAATCACGTCAATATTTCTTCTGAGTAACTCTTTTTCAAACTCTGCGGAGATATTTGTATCGGTAATAAGTTTACTAATTACATCCACATCACAAATGTATGAAAAACTGTGTCGTCCAAATTTACTTGAATCTGTGATGGCGATCACCTCCTGCGCTCGCTCAACCATAATTCTGTTTAATTGAGCTTCCATCGGGTTGGGTGTTGTTAGTCCAAAATTAATATCAAGCCCGTCAACTCCTAAAAAAAGTTTATCGAAATAGTAATTACTGATTGTTGCTTCAGCTTCCGGCCCGACTAATGAAAAAGACTCGCGCCGTAGTAAACCACCGGTCAACATTACGCTAACGGAATCATAACTACCCAGTTTCAGCGAAAGATTAATGGCATTGGTCATCACGGTCAGATTCTTCTTGTCATTCAATCGCTGAGCGATTTCCATTGCTGTCGTTCCGGAATCCAGTAAAATTGAATCGCCATCATTAACAAGTTCAACTGCCTTTGCGCCAATTCTTTGTTTCTCGTCCTGATATCGTTGTTGTTTCTCTTCGAGGCTGGGATCTTCATAAACACTTTTTCTGAGAAGAGCACCACCATGCGTTCTGTGTACAATTCCTTTCTTTTCTAGGAAATCAAGATCATTTCGAATCGTAACACTCGATACGTCAAATTTCTTGCTTAAACTATCA
It encodes:
- the agaR gene encoding transcriptional repressor AgaR, which produces MRSTVERRDSIIQIVQKDGKVRVDSLSKKFDVSSVTIRNDLDFLEKKGIVHRTHGGALLRKSVYEDPSLEEKQQRYQDEKQRIGAKAVELVNDGDSILLDSGTTAMEIAQRLNDKKNLTVMTNAINLSLKLGSYDSVSVMLTGGLLRRESFSLVGPEAEATISNYYFDKLFLGVDGLDINFGLTTPNPMEAQLNRIMVERAQEVIAITDSSKFGRHSFSYICDVDVISKLITDTNISAEFEKELLRRNIDVIKV